The genome window GCAGCTTTGCGAGCGATTCCACACTGGAATCACGGCGCGGATACTCGTCCGTGTCAAAAAGGGTCTCTTCCCCCTTTTTCCCACGCAAAGTCACAGGAACGATTTCTTCACGGAACCGTCCGGCATCGATTGCAGCTACAGCCCGACGCTGGCTTTCCGCAGCAAACAGGTCCTGATCCTCGCGGCTGATGCCAAACTGCTCCGCCACATTTTCAGCCGTGTCCCCCATGGTCAGCTCTCCGTAAAGAGAAACAGGTGCCGAACGCGGGCCTCCGAACGATTCGATCAAAGTCTGCCCGCCGCGTTGATAGGGTTGTTCAAACTTCTCCATGATGTACGGAGAACGAGTCAGATTTTCTACCCCGCCAGCCAGCATCACACTGCTGTGGCCAGCCTGGATGGATTGCGCCGCCAGATTCACAGCCTCCAGCCCGGAAGCACATACGCGGTTTACCGTAAGCCCAGGCACCGTTTCCGGCAGACCCGCTTTCAGCAGCCCGACACGTGCAATATTAATGAAGGGACCCGCTGAGATCACGTTCCCCATGATGACTCCATCTACTATTTCTCCGGTCTGTCCTGCCTGCCCAAGCGCGCCGTTCAGCACAATCGCAGTCAAGTCATCGATCGGCGTATTCTTCAGGCTTCCGCTCAGCTTCCCGATCGGTGTGCGAACGGCTGCCGCTACATAGACTTCTTCCCTTGCTGGCATCAGACTTCACCTCCGTTACTTGGCTGGTAGCTGTAAAAGCCTTGGCCGCTCCTCACACCGTAGCGCTTGGCGAGTGCCAGCTTGCGAAGCAGGGGAGCTGTCCGATAGCGCTCTTCCGCGAGGTCGCGCTGCAGGCCGCGCGAAATGGCATAGATCTCGTCCAGCCCGATCCGATCCGCCCACTCCAGAGGACCGTACGGGTAGTTGGTTCCCTTTTTCATCGCGATGTCGATGTCTTCTAGCGTAGCCGCCTTTTCCATCAGCGTGAAAGCCGCTTCATTAATGATCAGGGAAAGAATGCGCGGAAATACGAGACCGACCTCATCCTCTACCACTTCAGTTTCCTTGCCGAGCGAATGGAAAAATGCGACCGTCGCTTCCAGGGCAGCTGCCTCTGTCTGCAGGGCAGGCGCCACCTCAAACAGCGCGCGCTCTGCCAGAGGCACCAAAGTGCCAAAGCCGCATACCCGCTCTGGATGGGAAGTCCAGGACGCGGCTTCCGTCGCTGTAATCGCCAGCGAGGTGGTCACGACGGGAACGGAAGGCCCCAGCAAGCGATCGATTTCGCTTAGCTGCTGCTTTTTCGCTTCCAAGTCGAGATTGTTTACTTCGATGGCTAAAAAGATCGCATCCGCTTCGGCTGCCCCTTCTGCAAGGGAAACCACCCGATAGCCGTTTGCCGTTATTATTTGATGCAGCTCCGCCTGAAGAGGGCTGTCCCCCGTGAGCAGAACTGTCTTATTTGCTGTAGTCATAGAAGCCATCCCCCGTCTTTCTGCCCAGACTTCCTGCCTGTACCATTCGCTGCTGGATGCGGCTGGGCTTGAATCGTCCTTCGTGGAAGAAATCGGTGTAGACCGATTGGGTCGTGGCGAAGTTAATGTCGATGCCGATCATGTCTTGCAGCTCGAACGGCCCCATTTTGAACCCGCCTGCCTGTTTCATGATCCGGTCGATCTTCTCTACACTTGCTACGTTGTCGCCCAGAATGCGCAGTGCCTCATTGTAGTACGGGCGGGCAATGCGATTCACAATAAATCCAGGTGTGTCCGTCACGAGTACAGGTACTTTGCCCAGCTCCTCTGCGAAGCGATAAGCAGTCTGTACGTTTTCTTCGCTGGATTTCTTCCCGCGAATCACCTCGATCAGAGGCATGACCGGTGCAGGGTTGAAAAAGTGAAATCCCAGAATGCGTTCGGGGTGTGGCAGTCCTCCCGCGATCTCCGTAATGGAAATGGAGGAGGTATTCGTGAGCAGGAGCGCATCGCTTCTGCAAATGCGGCTAAGGTCGCCAAAAATGGTTTTCTTCAATTCCAGTCTCTCTGGCACAGCTTCGATGACGATGTCAGCTGCCGCCAGCTTTTCAAAGTCGGAAATAAACTGAACGTTCTCCAGCGTCTCTGTTTTTTTCTGTTCGCTGATTTTCCCTTTTTCCACGTCCTTGGACAAAATCGATTGCAGATACCCCATCGCTCTGTCCAACACAGCCTGGTTTGCGTCCAGCAGCAACACTTGGTGCTCACGGCGGGCACAGACGAGAGCGATTCCTGCTCCCATCGTTCCTGCGCCAATTACTCCTACGGTTTTTCTCTCCACTGATCTCGAACCTCCCTTTGCCCTATCGGCCTGTAAAGCGAGGAGCACGCTTCTCCATGAAGGCGGCCACCCCTTCTTTGTGATCCTCTGTGCTGCCTGCCGCCTCCTGCGCAAACGCTTCGTACTGGAGCGTCTCTTCCAGGTTCATTTCCAGGCCTTTGTACATGGTCCGCTTGATCAAGCCGATCGCACGGGTAGGCAGAGAGGCGAGCTTGCGAGCGTACGCCATGGCATCCTCCATAAAGCTGTCTGCCGGGTACACTTGATTGACCAGCCCGATCCGCAGCGCCTCTGCAGCCGAGACCTTTTCTCCGGTCATGGCCAGCTCCAGCG of Brevibacillus choshinensis contains these proteins:
- a CDS encoding 3-hydroxyacyl-CoA dehydrogenase family protein encodes the protein MERKTVGVIGAGTMGAGIALVCARREHQVLLLDANQAVLDRAMGYLQSILSKDVEKGKISEQKKTETLENVQFISDFEKLAAADIVIEAVPERLELKKTIFGDLSRICRSDALLLTNTSSISITEIAGGLPHPERILGFHFFNPAPVMPLIEVIRGKKSSEENVQTAYRFAEELGKVPVLVTDTPGFIVNRIARPYYNEALRILGDNVASVEKIDRIMKQAGGFKMGPFELQDMIGIDINFATTQSVYTDFFHEGRFKPSRIQQRMVQAGSLGRKTGDGFYDYSK
- a CDS encoding 3-hydroxyacyl-CoA dehydrogenase family protein, with product MTTANKTVLLTGDSPLQAELHQIITANGYRVVSLAEGAAEADAIFLAIEVNNLDLEAKKQQLSEIDRLLGPSVPVVTTSLAITATEAASWTSHPERVCGFGTLVPLAERALFEVAPALQTEAAALEATVAFFHSLGKETEVVEDEVGLVFPRILSLIINEAAFTLMEKAATLEDIDIAMKKGTNYPYGPLEWADRIGLDEIYAISRGLQRDLAEERYRTAPLLRKLALAKRYGVRSGQGFYSYQPSNGGEV
- a CDS encoding thiolase family protein, producing MPAREEVYVAAAVRTPIGKLSGSLKNTPIDDLTAIVLNGALGQAGQTGEIVDGVIMGNVISAGPFINIARVGLLKAGLPETVPGLTVNRVCASGLEAVNLAAQSIQAGHSSVMLAGGVENLTRSPYIMEKFEQPYQRGGQTLIESFGGPRSAPVSLYGELTMGDTAENVAEQFGISREDQDLFAAESQRRAVAAIDAGRFREEIVPVTLRGKKGEETLFDTDEYPRRDSSVESLAKLRPAFRKNGSVTAGNSSGINDGAAALLLMNKQKLDEFGLKPLGRIVHFATAGVDPRIMGIGPVEAIRKLLAEADMTIDQIDLFELNEAFASQSLACMRELGLPPEKTNVNGGAIALGHPLGASGARLAGTILYELRRRKQRYGVVSLCIGGGQGLATLVEAFE